One window of the Bombyx mori chromosome 20, ASM3026992v2 genome contains the following:
- the LOC101736356 gene encoding dystrobrevin beta isoform X1, with protein sequence MSLDRESIGGIPPVTNVVAAADPRSQLLQEMREQNFDLIRFASYRTACKLRFVQKKCNLHVIDIWNVIEAFRENALNTLEPTACVNVTRLETLVSSLYHNLNKRLPPAHQVSVEACSALLLNWLLSAYSTGENVGKIRVFSIKVALATMCAGKLMDKLRYIFSQLSDGNGHLLMKRLSDYLREVLALPAAVYESPSFSYNDTLALTIFNQNGKITVNDFLDTLMSDPGPPCLVWLPLLHRLASVENVVHPMSCSACRRGSLTGFRYRCTRCASCTLCQDCFWRGRPAPPHADDHEVKEYASYKSPSKQIGATLRKSFRCVPERARAQLPRYPDQPERTLNLSHIVPPSPVPAHNGFPEYVGGYVNTGSLDSRSSRSTHRSIAEHLSRGVDDEHRLIARYAARLAQENRTMPRAGRSASLTPELGRSSSEGSEVDAARQQRELISQLEAKNREIMREIARLRRQQEAEAGAGSTSAPPLVSELRALRQRKDELEGHLSSLQDSRKHLMQQLEGLMRMLKTQQSSPRSTPNSSPRSTKSPPLPGAQTQPSAPERDTSGRGNVRSAPQTPSLGERERIDMTHSLGRRSASYIQGAMESMSNETRCFPQNQRPTTMGIDNRSLRSDLLYAADSVTNAMSTLVRELNSEGSDTEDTVKGDSRKQRDFEEDDDSDEPMPRPQPPRHYLHDTNVQSIST encoded by the exons ATGTCTTTGGATCGTGAAAGTATAGGAGGTATACCTCCAGTCACCAATGTTGTTGCAGCCGCAGATCCTCGCTCACAACTTCTACAAGAAATGCGAGAACAAAACTTTGATCTAATCAGATTTGCATCATACAGAACAGCTTGTAAACTGCGCTTTGTACAAAAGAAGTGCAACT TACATGTCATAGACATATGGAATGTGATAGAAGCATTTCGTGAGAACGCACTCAACACATTAGAGCCAACGGCCTGTGTAAACGTCACAAGATTAGAAACTTTAGTGTCATCTCTATATCATAATCTGAATAAACGCTTACCGCCTGCACACCAAGTTTCAGTAGAAGCATGCTCAGCGTTACTCTTAAACTGGCTATTGTCAGCATACAGTACTGG tgAGAATGTGGGAAAAATCAGAGTATTCTCAATTAAAGTGGCATTAGCTACAATGTGCGCCGGTAAACTAATGGATAAACTACGAT ATATATTTTCGCAATTATCAGATGGTAATGGTCATTTATTGATGAAGAGACTGTCTGACTATCTACGTGAAGTACTGGCCTTGCCTGCAGCTGTGTATGAGTCACCATCGTTTAGTTATAATGATACATTGGCACTAACTATTTTTAATCAG aaTGGAAAGATAACAGTGAATGACTTCCTAGACACATTAATGTCTGATCCTGGTCCTCCATGCCTGGTCTGGCTACCATTATTGCATCGCCTTGCCAGTGTTGAAAATG TGGTGCACCCGATGTCGTGCAGCGCGTGCCGGCGCGGCTCGCTCACCGGCTTCCGGTACCGCTGCACGCGCTGCGCCAGCTGCACGCTCTGCCAGGACTGCTTCTGGCGGGGCCGCCCGGCGCCGCCGCACGCCGACGACCACGAGGTCAAGGAGTACGCCTCATAC AAATCGCCGTCGAAGCAGATCGGCGCTACGTTACGGAAGTCGTTCCGCTGCGTTCCCGAACGGGCCCGAGCCCAGCTGCCGCGGTACCCCGACCAACCGGAGAGGACGCTCAACCTCAGCCATATTGT GCCTCCGTCCCCAGTGCCGGCCCACAACGGCTTCCCGGAGTACGTGGGTGGCTACGTCAACACGGGCTCTTTGGATTCGCGTTCGTCCCGATCCACACATCGCA GTATAGCAGAGCATCTATCGCGTGGAGTGGACGACGAGCACCGCCTCATAGCGCGGTACGCGGCTAGACTGGCCCAGGAAAACCGGACTATG CCTCGTGCTGGAAGATCAGCCTCCTTGACCCCTGAGTTG GGTCGTTCGTCGTCCGAAGGTTCGGAAGTGGacgcggctcgacaacagcgcGAGCTCATCTCACAGCTGGAGGCTAAGAATCGAGAAATTATGAGGGAAATAGCGAGACTCAG ACGCCAACAGGAAGCCGAAGCCGGTGCTGGTTCGACGTCGGCCCCGCCGCTGGTGTCGGAGCTGAGAGCCCTCAGACAACGGAAGGACGAACTCGAAGGACATCTCTCCTCGCTTCAGGACTCCAGGAAACACCTAATGCAGCAGCTCGAGGGACTCATGAGGATGCTGAAG ACACAACAATCATCACCGCGTTCGACGCCCAATTCGTCTCCTAGATCCACCAAAAGTCCACCTTTGCCGGGAGCTCAAACTCAACCATCTGCACCGGAAAG AGACACGAGCGGCCGCGGCAATGTGAGAAGCGCGCCGCAAACGCCATCTCTCGGCGAGAGAGAGCGGATCGACATGACGCACAGTCTCGGTAGGCGGTCCGCTAgttatatacagg GTGCAATGGAGAGCATGTCCAATGAAACGAGATGTTTCCCTCAGAACCAAAGGCCTACGACAA TGGGCATAGACAATCGTAGTCTAAGGAGCGACCTTCTGTACGCTGCGGATTCTGTGACGAACGCCATGTCCACTCTGGTCAGAGAACTCAATTCAG AGGGCTCAGACACCGAAGATACGGTTAAAGGCGATTCGAGAAAGCAAAGAG ATTTTGAAGAGGACGACGATAGCGACGAGCCAATGCCTAGACCTCAACCGCCGAGACACTATCTACACGATACTAATGTACAA AGCATAAGCACCTAG
- the LOC134200749 gene encoding uncharacterized protein LOC134200749 — protein MYYPIYIFVTGLFYVTSLPQTKDARISDARNVTSEKQIKCTSNYLKSFTDCFNDDMRHDDGLSDSTSREGGNTYECLQDLARVFKLCMENEPHWNEHISEEKSSEEERSLDHPFKLFPITPNDHDAQWTQSKFHKPGHAKKKYCNKHSE, from the exons ATGTACTATCCGATTTATATCTTTGTTACCGGTTTGTTCTACGTCACTAGTCTTCCTCAAACGAAAGACGCACGTATTTCGGACGCAAGAAATGTGACTtcagaaaaacaaataaaatgtacttCAAATTATTTGAAATCATTTACGGACTGCTTTAATGACGACATGCGACACGATGACGGCTTGAGTGATTCTACTTCGAGAG agGGCGGCAACACATATGAGTGTTTACAAGATTTGGCGCGAGTATTCAAACTATGTATGGAGAACGAGCCGCATTGGAATGAACACATAAGCGAAGAAAAATCGTCTGAAGAAGAAAGATCTCTAGATCACCCGTTCAAGCTGTTTCCGATTACACCGAATGACCACGACGCGCAATGGACGCAATCCA AATTCCACAAACCCGGACACGCTAAGaagaaatattgtaataaacattccgaataa
- the LOC101736356 gene encoding dystrobrevin beta isoform X2, which produces MSLDRESIGGIPPVTNVVAAADPRSQLLQEMREQNFDLIRFASYRTACKLRFVQKKCNLHVIDIWNVIEAFRENALNTLEPTACVNVTRLETLVSSLYHNLNKRLPPAHQVSVEACSALLLNWLLSAYSTGENVGKIRVFSIKVALATMCAGKLMDKLRYIFSQLSDGNGHLLMKRLSDYLREVLALPAAVYESPSFSYNDTLALTIFNQNGKITVNDFLDTLMSDPGPPCLVWLPLLHRLASVENVVHPMSCSACRRGSLTGFRYRCTRCASCTLCQDCFWRGRPAPPHADDHEVKEYASYKSPSKQIGATLRKSFRCVPERARAQLPRYPDQPERTLNLSHIVPPSPVPAHNGFPEYVGGYVNTGSLDSRSSRSTHRSIAEHLSRGVDDEHRLIARYAARLAQENRTMPRAGRSASLTPELGRSSSEGSEVDAARQQRELISQLEAKNREIMREIARLRRQQEAEAGAGSTSAPPLVSELRALRQRKDELEGHLSSLQDSRKHLMQQLEGLMRMLKTQQSSPRSTPNSSPRSTKSPPLPGAQTQPSAPERDTSGRGNVRSAPQTPSLGERERIDMTHSLGAMESMSNETRCFPQNQRPTTMGIDNRSLRSDLLYAADSVTNAMSTLVRELNSEGSDTEDTVKGDSRKQRDFEEDDDSDEPMPRPQPPRHYLHDTNVQSIST; this is translated from the exons ATGTCTTTGGATCGTGAAAGTATAGGAGGTATACCTCCAGTCACCAATGTTGTTGCAGCCGCAGATCCTCGCTCACAACTTCTACAAGAAATGCGAGAACAAAACTTTGATCTAATCAGATTTGCATCATACAGAACAGCTTGTAAACTGCGCTTTGTACAAAAGAAGTGCAACT TACATGTCATAGACATATGGAATGTGATAGAAGCATTTCGTGAGAACGCACTCAACACATTAGAGCCAACGGCCTGTGTAAACGTCACAAGATTAGAAACTTTAGTGTCATCTCTATATCATAATCTGAATAAACGCTTACCGCCTGCACACCAAGTTTCAGTAGAAGCATGCTCAGCGTTACTCTTAAACTGGCTATTGTCAGCATACAGTACTGG tgAGAATGTGGGAAAAATCAGAGTATTCTCAATTAAAGTGGCATTAGCTACAATGTGCGCCGGTAAACTAATGGATAAACTACGAT ATATATTTTCGCAATTATCAGATGGTAATGGTCATTTATTGATGAAGAGACTGTCTGACTATCTACGTGAAGTACTGGCCTTGCCTGCAGCTGTGTATGAGTCACCATCGTTTAGTTATAATGATACATTGGCACTAACTATTTTTAATCAG aaTGGAAAGATAACAGTGAATGACTTCCTAGACACATTAATGTCTGATCCTGGTCCTCCATGCCTGGTCTGGCTACCATTATTGCATCGCCTTGCCAGTGTTGAAAATG TGGTGCACCCGATGTCGTGCAGCGCGTGCCGGCGCGGCTCGCTCACCGGCTTCCGGTACCGCTGCACGCGCTGCGCCAGCTGCACGCTCTGCCAGGACTGCTTCTGGCGGGGCCGCCCGGCGCCGCCGCACGCCGACGACCACGAGGTCAAGGAGTACGCCTCATAC AAATCGCCGTCGAAGCAGATCGGCGCTACGTTACGGAAGTCGTTCCGCTGCGTTCCCGAACGGGCCCGAGCCCAGCTGCCGCGGTACCCCGACCAACCGGAGAGGACGCTCAACCTCAGCCATATTGT GCCTCCGTCCCCAGTGCCGGCCCACAACGGCTTCCCGGAGTACGTGGGTGGCTACGTCAACACGGGCTCTTTGGATTCGCGTTCGTCCCGATCCACACATCGCA GTATAGCAGAGCATCTATCGCGTGGAGTGGACGACGAGCACCGCCTCATAGCGCGGTACGCGGCTAGACTGGCCCAGGAAAACCGGACTATG CCTCGTGCTGGAAGATCAGCCTCCTTGACCCCTGAGTTG GGTCGTTCGTCGTCCGAAGGTTCGGAAGTGGacgcggctcgacaacagcgcGAGCTCATCTCACAGCTGGAGGCTAAGAATCGAGAAATTATGAGGGAAATAGCGAGACTCAG ACGCCAACAGGAAGCCGAAGCCGGTGCTGGTTCGACGTCGGCCCCGCCGCTGGTGTCGGAGCTGAGAGCCCTCAGACAACGGAAGGACGAACTCGAAGGACATCTCTCCTCGCTTCAGGACTCCAGGAAACACCTAATGCAGCAGCTCGAGGGACTCATGAGGATGCTGAAG ACACAACAATCATCACCGCGTTCGACGCCCAATTCGTCTCCTAGATCCACCAAAAGTCCACCTTTGCCGGGAGCTCAAACTCAACCATCTGCACCGGAAAG AGACACGAGCGGCCGCGGCAATGTGAGAAGCGCGCCGCAAACGCCATCTCTCGGCGAGAGAGAGCGGATCGACATGACGCACAGTCTCG GTGCAATGGAGAGCATGTCCAATGAAACGAGATGTTTCCCTCAGAACCAAAGGCCTACGACAA TGGGCATAGACAATCGTAGTCTAAGGAGCGACCTTCTGTACGCTGCGGATTCTGTGACGAACGCCATGTCCACTCTGGTCAGAGAACTCAATTCAG AGGGCTCAGACACCGAAGATACGGTTAAAGGCGATTCGAGAAAGCAAAGAG ATTTTGAAGAGGACGACGATAGCGACGAGCCAATGCCTAGACCTCAACCGCCGAGACACTATCTACACGATACTAATGTACAA AGCATAAGCACCTAG
- the LOC101742153 gene encoding facilitated trehalose transporter Tret1 → MLKYTAKKYCAQGSKINQVLISILMVLPVFSYGAAVGWLSPMGPRLMASDTPASEPVHADVISWMASVVYLVGTPAVFLFGYIVDNYGRKKALMLTSFSMAACWALKLYSTETWALITARAIIGLGVSGSYVVTPLYIKEISEDSIRGTLGSLVVLSQNLGNLAVYILGEYLSYYTTLWICLAVPLLHMLVFTTMPDTPSYLLKSGKVEEARDALAWLRCRDSSEAEVDSELQKLLVELEQSKSGKFVSAVKTLISDRNTFRAFRITLVITLARELCGCLAVLHFASLIFSKASSGWVLTANQQAVVLGVVQLIGSCTASTLVERTGRKPLLGTTCLVSGISMCALGAWFYAQSVSATGVSWLPIAALCLCIYCDAAGLQPVPFVIMTEMFSFQLRGTVTSIVISFACALVSVELRVFQPLAASMGLHMVFWLFSAVCIISTVYIACMVPETKMRTLDEIYTEIGGKKQKDCEADVTKL, encoded by the exons TGGTTCTTCCGGTATTCTCGTATGGTGCAGCGGTGGGATGGTTGTCCCCCATGGGACCCCGGCTGATGGCCTCCGACACCCCTGCCTCGGAACCCGTTCACGCTGACGTAATATCCTGGATGGCTTCCGTGGTTTATCTGGTTGGTACACCTGCGGTTTTCCTGTTCGGATACATCGTTGACAACTATGGGAGAAAGAAGGCTCTGATGCTGACCTCGTTTTCAATGGCT GCATGTTGGGCTTTAAAGCTGTATTCCACGGAGACCTGGGCTCTAATCACGGCACGTGCGATCATCGGCTTAGGGGTCAGCGGCTCGTATGTCGTCACGCCTCTCTACATCAAGGAAATAAGTGAAGATTCCATCAGGGGGACCCTCGGAAGTCTCGTGGTCTTATCGCAAAACCTAGGCAACCTAGCCGTTTATATATTAGGCGAATACCTGAGCTATTACACGACCCTGTGGATATGTTTGGCAGTGCCGCTTTTGCACATGCTTGTGTTCACGACGATGCCCGACACTCCGTCGTACTTACTGAAAAGTGGTAAAGTTGAG GAAGCTCGCGATGCTCTGGCCTGGCTGCGATGCCGCGATAGCTCCGAAGCCGAAGTGGACAGCGAGCTGCAGAAGCTGTTAGTTGAGCTGGAACAAAGCAAATCTGGAAAATTTGTCAGCGCTGTCAAAACTCTAA TATCAGACAGAAATACGTTCCGGGCTTTTCGTATAACCCTCGTGATAACTCTGGCTCGAGAGCTTTGCGGTTGCCTAGCCGTGCTACACTTCGCTTCGCTGATATTCAGCAAGGCCAGCTCGGGCTGGGTGTTGACTGCGAACCAGCAGGCCGTGGTGCTGGGCGTCGTGCAACTGATCGGCTCGTGCACCGCATCGACTCTAGTCGAAAGGACTGGTAGAAAG CCTCTACTCGGCACGACGTGTTTAGTGTCTGGTATATCGATGTGCGCGTTAGGAGCGTGGTTCTACGCGCAGAGCGTCAGCGCCACCGGCGTGTCGTGGCTGCCGATAGCGGCGTTATGTTTGTGCATCTATTGTGATGCGGCCGGACTGCAACCCGTGCCTTTCGTTATCATGACCGAAATGTTCTCTTTCCAG CTCCGCGGTACAGTCACTTCAATAGTGATATCGTTCGCGTGTGCTCTAGTATCGGTTGAGCTCCGCGTGTTCCAACCCCTGGCGGCCTCAATGGGTCTCCATATGGTGTTCTGGCTGTTCTCGGCTGTCTGCATCATCAGCACAGTGTACATAGCTTGCATGGTGCCGGAGACAAAAATGCGAACCCTGGACGAGATCTACACTGAAATAGGTGGCAAGAAACAGAAGGATTGCGAGGCAGACGTCACTAAATTGTAA